From the genome of Zonotrichia leucophrys gambelii isolate GWCS_2022_RI chromosome 24, RI_Zleu_2.0, whole genome shotgun sequence, one region includes:
- the BCL9L gene encoding B-cell CLL/lymphoma 9-like protein isoform X2, whose product MHPDNKLPSHGKAGSSSALAQHHNVSQAPTCNLGSKGVGAGSHGSKATQISPGNSGLKNSQNTVPNFSSLKGKVKRERSISVDSGEQREASTPSQDTESKGEVAPRSKRRCVLERKQPYSGDEWCSGPDSEEDDKPISSAHSCNVADPAMSTAPQLGPGSNPLPNLSESSASGVPHGAAPGLRAEAAGGGGGGTGKQPSQFVYVFTTQLANTAAEAVLQGRADSILAYHQQNVPRAKLDQAPPAPKVLGIAEPLPINPPAANTPQSQPLAPQASQPQPQPPPPQPPAPPPQAISQTPLPAPSSLPQEGTSEDGRRDLTPNSLGNNSSNNQPGSNHPNTPTASASTMQPGQVDSSATPSSSLLGEGPGMPGNGQAGLGPRNTMNSEGLSKEQLEHRERSLQTLRDIERLLLRSGEAEPFLKSSQNTGEGGTAPQPQAAPAQPPAPPASIKKYEEPLQSMISQTQSLGGPSLEHEVPHHPGADMGQQMNMMMQRLNQDSLTPEQVAWRKLQEEYYEEKRRKEEQISIHGRSMQEIMIPQSMGSMMMRGPPPPYHSKPGEQWPPGMGSQLRGPIDVQDPLQLRGGPPFPGPRFPGNQMQRVSGFGGMQNMPLDALGPMNAMQRPVRPSMGWSDDMSPMGGPGNFPQGTLPYPPGQGDPERFMNPRAREEILRHQLMEKRPVAMQRPVGISNNSMSQGMEMERMMQAHRQMDPSMFAGQITGETLSSAPMGMDFAGTRGMLSPPMSQSGLRDMDTPMGPGNLNMNMNVNMNMNMNLNVQMTPQQQMMMSQKMRGPEMMTHQGMNPEELARVRAQNGNGSAILTGPQKMMIPSQFPNQGQQGFSTGQGSYPNLPQEMGSGSDMFSPEQGTMPVGSISGTTRLSHIPLPPASNPTPTPGGNLANMHPAPSRGLGRRPSDLTININQMNSPSMGHLKSPTLSQVHSPLVTSPSASLKSPQTPSQMVSMPPSNQSGPLKSPQVMSSSLNVRSPTGSPSRLKSPSMAVSSPGWVPSPKATMPSPGVNQSKQTLNMNSSASIGALEQGSLPSGPRSSSSAPASNTSSTMNPNMPFTSSPDPSPSQNPLSLMMSQMSKYAMPSSTPLYHNAIKTIATSDDELLPDRPMLPPGSVTGNQPNQLHLNSVGPGSAQSPMGMNLPGQQPLSHEPPPTSMMSSPNPLGSNIPMHPSGPGAGVPPQNPMMLPPGPQDSLNQQCGPVPNSSQMIPSNQLVFPRMQQPHNAMPSPAGGMPMAPSAGGGPGMQQHYPPGMPLPPEDLPSQQPGQMPPQQHMMGKNIPPRIGDPYPPVLPGVASVLNDPELSEVIRPTPTGIPEFDLSRIIPSEKPSSTLQYFPKSDSQAPKSQPSNLHLMNLQNMMAEQPPVRPGMNAPSLPGQQGVQRGLSMPLCHPGQVPMLGRTGIPPQQGMMGNSMHQGMMSPQQSLMAQQNFMLMQAKQRSMSVSGEMYAQTGHMMSPQGSLMGPPPQQNLMVTHQMRQRSVSLDSQMSYIPGPGNMANLPF is encoded by the exons ATGCACCCTGACAACAAACTGCCCAGCCATggcaaggcaggcagcagcagtgccctggcccAGCACCACAATGTGAGCCAAGCACCCACCTGTAACTTGGGCTCAAAGGGTGTGGGGGCAGGCAGCCATGGCAGCAAGGCCACTCAGATTTCCCCTGGCAACTCTGGACTGAAAAACAGCCAGAACACTGTCCCAAACTTCAGCTCCTTGAAGGGCAAGGTAAAGCGGGAACGAAGCATCTCGGTGGACTCTGGAGAACAGCGAGAAGCCAGCACCCCGTCACAGGACACAGAATCAAAAG GTGAGGTGGCTCCCCGCAGTAAGCGACGGTGTGTGCTGGAAAGGAAGCAGCCATACAGCGGCGATGAATGGTGCTCTGGGCCGGACAGCGAGGAGGACGACAAACCCATCAGCAGTGCGCACA GCTGTAATGTAGCAGATCCTGCGATGTCCACGGCCCCACAGCTTGGCCCAGGGTCCAACCCGCTGCCTAACCTGAGCGAGAGCAGCGCTTCCGGCGTGCCCCATGGTGCTGCCCCTGGCTTGcgggcagaggctgcaggaggcgGAGGCGGCGGAACAGGGAAGCAGCCTTCACAGTTTGTTTACGTCTTTACAACGCAGCTTGCTAACAC agctgcagaagctgTCCTGCAGGGCCGAGCTGACTCCATTCTGGCCTACCATCAACAGAATGTCCCGCGGGCAAAGCTAGACCAG GCACCACCTGCTCCTAAAGTGCTGGGCATTGCTGAGCCACTTCCAATTAACCCTCCTGCTGCCAATACTCCACAGTCCCAGCCACTGGCTCCTCAAGCAAGTCAACCgcagccacagcctcccccaccacagcctccagccccaccaCCTCAGGCCATCAGTCAAACACCTTTGCCTGCACCCAGCAGCCTGCCTCAGGAAGGGACAAGTGAAGATGGCCGGAGAGATCTGACTCCCAACTCTTTGGGGAACAATAGCAGCAACAACCAGCCTGGAAGTAACCATCCAAATACGCCCACTGCATCTGCCAGCACCATGCAGCCTGGGCAAGTGGACTCCTCCGCcacacccagctccagcctccttgGAGAGGGCCCAGGGATGCCGGGGAATGGGCAGGCAGGCCTGGGCCCCAGGAACACCATGAACTCCGAAGGGCTCtcaaaggagcagctggagcaccGAGAGCGTTCTCTGCAGACCCTGCGAGACATTGAGCGTCTGCTGCTGCGCAGCGGGGAGGCCGAGCCCTTCCTCAAATCCAGCCAAAATACAGGTGAGGGGGGCACTGCCCCTCAGCCacaggctgcccctgcccagccccctgCGCCCCCTGCCAGCATCAAGAAGTATGAAGAGCCTCTGCAGTCCATGATCTCCCAGACCCAGAGCCTTGGTGGGCCCAGCCTGGAACATGAGGTGCCTCACCACCCTGGCGCTGACATGGGCCAGCAGATGAACATGATGATGCAGCGGCTGAACCAGGACAGCCTGACACCGGAGCAAGTGGCCTGGAGGAAGTTGCAGGAAGAGTACTATGAGGAAAAGCGACGGAAAGAGGAGCAGATCAGCATCCATGGCCGGTCCATGCAGGAGATCATGATCCCTCAGTCGATGGGGAGCATGATGATGCGTGGGCCTCCACCACCCTACCACAGCAAGCCTGGAGAGCAGTGGccaccagggatgggcagccagCTGCGGGGACCCATAGATGTGCAGGACCCTCTGCAGCTGCGGGGAGGGCCACCCTTCCCTGGCCCACGGTTCCCTGGGAATCAAATGCAGAGAGTCTCTGGCTTTGGAGGGATGCAGAACATGCCCTTGGATGCTCTTGGGCCCATGAATGCCATGCAGAGGCCAGTCAGGCCCAGCATGGGATGGAGTGATGATATGTCTCCTATGGGAGGCCCTGGGAACTTTCCACAAGGCACCTTGCCCTACCCACCAGGGCAAGGAGACCCAGAAAGGTTTATGAATCCCCGTGCCAGAGAGGAGATTCTGCGGCATCAGCTCATGGAGAAACGCCCAGTGGCAATGCAGAGGCCTGTGGGGATATCCAACAACTCCATGAGCCAGGGCATGGAAATGGAGAGGATGATGCAGGCTCACAGGCAGATGGATCCATCCATGTTTGCTGGGCAGATAACGGGTGAGACCCTGAGCAGTGCCCCAATGGGAATGGATTTTGCAGGCACTCGGGGGATGCTGAGCCCTCCTATGAGTCAGTCAGGCCTTCGGGACATGGACACACCCATGGGCCCGGGCAACCTCAACATGAACATGAATGTCAATATGAACATGAACATGAACCTCAATGTCCAGatgaccccacagcagcagatgatgATGTCCCAGAAGATGAGGGGCCCTGAAATGATGACCCACCAGGGCATGAACCCTGAGGAGCTGGCCAGGGTTAGGGCTCAGAATGGCAATGGCAGTGCAATACTAACGGGACCCCAGAAAATGATGATTCCCTCACAGTTCCCCAACCAAGGACAGCAAGGCTTCTCGACAGGGCAAGGGTCTTATCCCAACCTGCCCCAGGAGATGGGCAGTGGCTCAGACATGTTtagccctgagcagggcaccATGCCTGTTGGGAGCATCAGTGGCACCACCAGACTCAGCCACATTCCTCTGCCTCCAGCCTCCAACCCCACTCCCACACCAGGGGGAAACCTGGCCAACATGCACCCAGCACCTTCCCGGGGGCTGGGCCGCCGGCCCTCTGACCTCACCATCAACATCAACCAGATGAATTCCCCCAGCATGGGTCACCTCAAGTCTCCCACCCTTAGCCAGGTGCATTCGCCACTGGTCACCTCCCCATCTGCCAGTCTCAAGTCCCCACAGACACCCTCGCAGATGGTCAGCATGCCACCTTCAAACCAGTCTGGACCTCTCAAGTCCCCCCAGGTGATGAGTTCTTCCCTCAACGTCCGGTCTCCAACTGGCTCACCAAGCCGCCTGAAGTCCCCTTCTATGGCTGTTTCTTCCCCTGGTTGGGTGCCATCTCCCAAAGCCACCATGCCCAGCCCAGGAGTCAACCAGAGCAAGCAGACTCTCAACATGAACTCATCTGCTTCCATcggagctctggagcagg GTTCTCTCCCTTCTGGGCCTCGGAGCAGCTCTTCTGCACCAGCCAGCAACACCTCCAGCACCATGAATCCAAACATGCCTTTTACTTCCTCTCCAGATCCATCCCCTTCCCAGAACCCCCTCTCACTGATGATGTCCCAGATGTCCAAGTATGCCATGCCCAGCTCCACACCACTTTACCACAATGCCATCAAAACCATCGCCACCTCTGATGATGAGCTGCTGCCAGACAGGCCTATGCTTCCACCTGGAA GCGTGACGGGGAATCAGCCAAATCAACTGCACTTGAACTCTGTGGGGCCTGGATCCGCTCAGAGCCCCATGGGAATGAACCTACCTGGTCAGCAGCCCCTTTCCCACGAACCACCCCCCACCTCTATGATGtcctccccaaaccctctgggCTCCAACATTCCTATGCATCCAAGTGGGCCAGGGGCGGGCGTGCCCCCCCAGAACCCCATGATGCTGCCCCCAGGTCCCCAGGACTCATTGAACCAGCAGTGTGGCCCTGTGCCCAACAGTTCACAGATGATTCCTTCCAACCAGCTCGTGTTCCCCCGCATGCAGCAGCCCCACAATGCCATGCCATCTCCTGCTGGAGGCATGCCCATGGCCCCCAGTGCAGGAGGTGgccctgggatgcagcagcattACCCGCCAGGGATGCCCTTGCCACCTGAGGaccttccctcccagcagcctggccagaTGCCCCCTCAGCAGCACATGATGGGCAAGAACATCCCTCCTCGGATTGGTGACCCCTACCCGCCCGTGCTTCCTGGGGTGGCGTCGGTGCTGAACGACCCCGAGCTCAGCGAGGTCATCCGCCCCACGCCCACGGGGATCCCGGAGTTTGACCTGTCCAGGATCATCCCATCAGAGAAGCCAAGCAGCACCTTGCAGTATTTCCCCAAGAGCGACAGCCAGGCGCCCAAATCTCAGCCTTCCAACCTCCACCTCATGAACCTGCAGAACATGATGGCTGAGCAGCCCCCCGTGCGTCCAGGTATGAATGCTCCCAgcctccccgggcagcagggCGTGCAGAGGGGACTCAGCATGCCCTTGTGCCATCCTGGACAAGTGCCCATGCTGGGCAGGACAGGCATACCGCCCCAGCAAGGCATGATGGGCAATAGCATGCACCAGGGCATGATGTCTCCGCAGCAGAGCCTGATGGCCCAGCAGAATTTCATGCTGATGCAGGCCAAGCAGAGAAGCATGTCTGTGTCAGGGGAGATGTATGCCCAGACAGGACATATGATGTCACCTCAGGGCTCTCTCATGGGCCCCCCGCCTCAGCAGAACCTCATGGTCACACACCAGATGAGGCAGAGGAGTGTCTCCCTGGACAGCCAGATGAGTTATATCCCTGGGCCTGGGAACATGGCGAACTTGCCTTTTTAA
- the CXCR5 gene encoding C-X-C chemokine receptor type 5 has protein sequence MINSTPEKNFVAISGGERDRDPQTMGPVSYSSETYDLSQVELSGYYEAENTTPSLEGYFCFNPASSVVGNQGDPFRKVFMPLIYLLMFVLGTLGNALVLVILERFKRSRTTTENFLFHLTLANLALLLTFPFSVVESLAGWVFGRFLCKILSAVHKINFYCSSMLLGCIAVDRYLAIVYAIHTYRKRRARSIHLTCTAVWLCSLLLTLPDLIFMEVWTDDSNRSICYFPEVGIDGNNAWLATRFLYHTVGFFVPLLVMCYCYMAIIRALCQSQRLQRQKAVRVAILVTGIFLLCWSPYHIVIFLNTLTKLEAFTKNCLLEDQLDTAIMVTEAIGFTHCCLNPILYAFIGVKFRNDFFRILQELGCISQETLQEILEVARKGSGIESDNITSISTF, from the exons ATGATTAACTCCACCCCAGAAAAGAACTTTGTTGCAATATCCGGAGGAGAGAGGGATCGTGACCCTCAAACCATGGGGCCTGTCAGCTACTCCTCAGAGACCTATGACTTG AGCCAGGTGGAGCTGAGTGGTTACTATGAAGCTGAGAACACCACCCCTTCTTTGGAGGGCTACTTCTGCTTCAACCCAGCCTCATCTGTGGTTGGCAACCAGGGAGACCCCTTCAGAAAGGTCTTCATGCCCCTCATCTATCTGCTGATGTTTGTGTTGGGGACTCTGGGCAATGCTCTGGTCCTGGTCATTTTAGAGAGGTTCAAGCGGTCTCGTACTACCACAGAAAACTTCCTTTTCCACCTCACCCTCGCCAACCTAGCACTGTTGCTCACCTTCCCATTCAGTGTGGTGgagagcctggctgggtgggtaTTTGGGAGGTTCCTCTGTAAGATACTCAGTGCTGTCCACAAGATCAATTTCTACTGCAGTAGCATGCTGCTGGGGTGCATCGCAGTGGACCGTTACCTGGCCATCGTCTATGCGATCCACACCTACCGCAAACGCAGAGCTCGCTCCATCCACCTCACCTGCACAGCTGTCTGGCTCTGCTCATTGCTTCTGACTTTACCTGATCTCATCTTCATGGAAGTCTGGACAGATGACAGCAACCGCAGCATTTGCTATTTTCCAGAAGTTGGGATTGATGGAAACAATGCATGGCTGGCAACTCGCTTCCTCTACCACACCGTGGGCTTCTTTGTGCCTCTGCTGGTCATGTGTTACTGCTACATGGCCATCATCCGGGCACTGTGTCAGTCCCAGCGCCTGCAGAGGCAAAAAGCTGTCCGTGTGGCCATACTGGTCACAGGCATcttcctcctgtgctggagcccaTACCACATTGTCATCTTCCTGAACACGCTTACCAAGCTAGAAGCCTTCACCAAGAACTGCCTCCTGGAAGACCAACTGGACACAGCCATCATGGTGACAGAGGCCATTGGCTTCACACACTGCTGCCTCAACCCCATCCTCTACGCTTTTATTGGGGTCAAGTTCCGTAATGACTTCTTCCGGATCCTGCAGGAGCTTGGCTGCATAAGCCAGGAGACCCTGCAAGAGATCCTGGAGGTGGCAAGGAAGGGTAGTGGGATAGAGTCTGACAACATCACCTCCATCTCCACTTTCTag
- the BCL9L gene encoding B-cell CLL/lymphoma 9-like protein isoform X1: MHPDNKLPSHGKAGSSSALAQHHNVSQAPTCNLGSKGVGAGSHGSKATQISPGNSGLKNSQNTVPNFSSLKGKVKRERSISVDSGEQREASTPSQDTESKGEVAPRSKRRCVLERKQPYSGDEWCSGPDSEEDDKPISSAHSCNVADPAMSTAPQLGPGSNPLPNLSESSASGVPHGAAPGLRAEAAGGGGGGTGKQPSQFVYVFTTQLANTAAEAVLQGRADSILAYHQQNVPRAKLDQAPPAPKVLGIAEPLPINPPAANTPQSQPLAPQASQPQPQPPPPQPPAPPPQAISQTPLPAPSSLPQEGTSEDGRRDLTPNSLGNNSSNNQPGSNHPNTPTASASTMQPGQVDSSATPSSSLLGEGPGMPGNGQAGLGPRNTMNSEGLSKEQLEHRERSLQTLRDIERLLLRSGEAEPFLKSSQNTGEGGTAPQPQAAPAQPPAPPASIKKYEEPLQSMISQTQSLGGPSLEHEVPHHPGADMGQQMNMMMQRLNQDSLTPEQVAWRKLQEEYYEEKRRKEEQISIHGRSMQEIMIPQSMGSMMMRGPPPPYHSKPGEQWPPGMGSQLRGPIDVQDPLQLRGGPPFPGPRFPGNQMQRVSGFGGMQNMPLDALGPMNAMQRPVRPSMGWSDDMSPMGGPGNFPQGTLPYPPGQGDPERFMNPRAREEILRHQLMEKRPVAMQRPVGISNNSMSQGMEMERMMQAHRQMDPSMFAGQITGETLSSAPMGMDFAGTRGMLSPPMSQSGLRDMDTPMGPGNLNMNMNVNMNMNMNLNVQMTPQQQMMMSQKMRGPEMMTHQGMNPEELARVRAQNGNGSAILTGPQKMMIPSQFPNQGQQGFSTGQGSYPNLPQEMGSGSDMFSPEQGTMPVGSISGTTRLSHIPLPPASNPTPTPGGNLANMHPAPSRGLGRRPSDLTININQMNSPSMGHLKSPTLSQVHSPLVTSPSASLKSPQTPSQMVSMPPSNQSGPLKSPQVMSSSLNVRSPTGSPSRLKSPSMAVSSPGWVPSPKATMPSPGVNQSKQTLNMNSSASIGALEQGSLPSGPRSSSSAPASNTSSTMNPNMPFTSSPDPSPSQNPLSLMMSQMSKYAMPSSTPLYHNAIKTIATSDDELLPDRPMLPPGSMSGVTGNQPNQLHLNSVGPGSAQSPMGMNLPGQQPLSHEPPPTSMMSSPNPLGSNIPMHPSGPGAGVPPQNPMMLPPGPQDSLNQQCGPVPNSSQMIPSNQLVFPRMQQPHNAMPSPAGGMPMAPSAGGGPGMQQHYPPGMPLPPEDLPSQQPGQMPPQQHMMGKNIPPRIGDPYPPVLPGVASVLNDPELSEVIRPTPTGIPEFDLSRIIPSEKPSSTLQYFPKSDSQAPKSQPSNLHLMNLQNMMAEQPPVRPGMNAPSLPGQQGVQRGLSMPLCHPGQVPMLGRTGIPPQQGMMGNSMHQGMMSPQQSLMAQQNFMLMQAKQRSMSVSGEMYAQTGHMMSPQGSLMGPPPQQNLMVTHQMRQRSVSLDSQMSYIPGPGNMANLPF, encoded by the exons ATGCACCCTGACAACAAACTGCCCAGCCATggcaaggcaggcagcagcagtgccctggcccAGCACCACAATGTGAGCCAAGCACCCACCTGTAACTTGGGCTCAAAGGGTGTGGGGGCAGGCAGCCATGGCAGCAAGGCCACTCAGATTTCCCCTGGCAACTCTGGACTGAAAAACAGCCAGAACACTGTCCCAAACTTCAGCTCCTTGAAGGGCAAGGTAAAGCGGGAACGAAGCATCTCGGTGGACTCTGGAGAACAGCGAGAAGCCAGCACCCCGTCACAGGACACAGAATCAAAAG GTGAGGTGGCTCCCCGCAGTAAGCGACGGTGTGTGCTGGAAAGGAAGCAGCCATACAGCGGCGATGAATGGTGCTCTGGGCCGGACAGCGAGGAGGACGACAAACCCATCAGCAGTGCGCACA GCTGTAATGTAGCAGATCCTGCGATGTCCACGGCCCCACAGCTTGGCCCAGGGTCCAACCCGCTGCCTAACCTGAGCGAGAGCAGCGCTTCCGGCGTGCCCCATGGTGCTGCCCCTGGCTTGcgggcagaggctgcaggaggcgGAGGCGGCGGAACAGGGAAGCAGCCTTCACAGTTTGTTTACGTCTTTACAACGCAGCTTGCTAACAC agctgcagaagctgTCCTGCAGGGCCGAGCTGACTCCATTCTGGCCTACCATCAACAGAATGTCCCGCGGGCAAAGCTAGACCAG GCACCACCTGCTCCTAAAGTGCTGGGCATTGCTGAGCCACTTCCAATTAACCCTCCTGCTGCCAATACTCCACAGTCCCAGCCACTGGCTCCTCAAGCAAGTCAACCgcagccacagcctcccccaccacagcctccagccccaccaCCTCAGGCCATCAGTCAAACACCTTTGCCTGCACCCAGCAGCCTGCCTCAGGAAGGGACAAGTGAAGATGGCCGGAGAGATCTGACTCCCAACTCTTTGGGGAACAATAGCAGCAACAACCAGCCTGGAAGTAACCATCCAAATACGCCCACTGCATCTGCCAGCACCATGCAGCCTGGGCAAGTGGACTCCTCCGCcacacccagctccagcctccttgGAGAGGGCCCAGGGATGCCGGGGAATGGGCAGGCAGGCCTGGGCCCCAGGAACACCATGAACTCCGAAGGGCTCtcaaaggagcagctggagcaccGAGAGCGTTCTCTGCAGACCCTGCGAGACATTGAGCGTCTGCTGCTGCGCAGCGGGGAGGCCGAGCCCTTCCTCAAATCCAGCCAAAATACAGGTGAGGGGGGCACTGCCCCTCAGCCacaggctgcccctgcccagccccctgCGCCCCCTGCCAGCATCAAGAAGTATGAAGAGCCTCTGCAGTCCATGATCTCCCAGACCCAGAGCCTTGGTGGGCCCAGCCTGGAACATGAGGTGCCTCACCACCCTGGCGCTGACATGGGCCAGCAGATGAACATGATGATGCAGCGGCTGAACCAGGACAGCCTGACACCGGAGCAAGTGGCCTGGAGGAAGTTGCAGGAAGAGTACTATGAGGAAAAGCGACGGAAAGAGGAGCAGATCAGCATCCATGGCCGGTCCATGCAGGAGATCATGATCCCTCAGTCGATGGGGAGCATGATGATGCGTGGGCCTCCACCACCCTACCACAGCAAGCCTGGAGAGCAGTGGccaccagggatgggcagccagCTGCGGGGACCCATAGATGTGCAGGACCCTCTGCAGCTGCGGGGAGGGCCACCCTTCCCTGGCCCACGGTTCCCTGGGAATCAAATGCAGAGAGTCTCTGGCTTTGGAGGGATGCAGAACATGCCCTTGGATGCTCTTGGGCCCATGAATGCCATGCAGAGGCCAGTCAGGCCCAGCATGGGATGGAGTGATGATATGTCTCCTATGGGAGGCCCTGGGAACTTTCCACAAGGCACCTTGCCCTACCCACCAGGGCAAGGAGACCCAGAAAGGTTTATGAATCCCCGTGCCAGAGAGGAGATTCTGCGGCATCAGCTCATGGAGAAACGCCCAGTGGCAATGCAGAGGCCTGTGGGGATATCCAACAACTCCATGAGCCAGGGCATGGAAATGGAGAGGATGATGCAGGCTCACAGGCAGATGGATCCATCCATGTTTGCTGGGCAGATAACGGGTGAGACCCTGAGCAGTGCCCCAATGGGAATGGATTTTGCAGGCACTCGGGGGATGCTGAGCCCTCCTATGAGTCAGTCAGGCCTTCGGGACATGGACACACCCATGGGCCCGGGCAACCTCAACATGAACATGAATGTCAATATGAACATGAACATGAACCTCAATGTCCAGatgaccccacagcagcagatgatgATGTCCCAGAAGATGAGGGGCCCTGAAATGATGACCCACCAGGGCATGAACCCTGAGGAGCTGGCCAGGGTTAGGGCTCAGAATGGCAATGGCAGTGCAATACTAACGGGACCCCAGAAAATGATGATTCCCTCACAGTTCCCCAACCAAGGACAGCAAGGCTTCTCGACAGGGCAAGGGTCTTATCCCAACCTGCCCCAGGAGATGGGCAGTGGCTCAGACATGTTtagccctgagcagggcaccATGCCTGTTGGGAGCATCAGTGGCACCACCAGACTCAGCCACATTCCTCTGCCTCCAGCCTCCAACCCCACTCCCACACCAGGGGGAAACCTGGCCAACATGCACCCAGCACCTTCCCGGGGGCTGGGCCGCCGGCCCTCTGACCTCACCATCAACATCAACCAGATGAATTCCCCCAGCATGGGTCACCTCAAGTCTCCCACCCTTAGCCAGGTGCATTCGCCACTGGTCACCTCCCCATCTGCCAGTCTCAAGTCCCCACAGACACCCTCGCAGATGGTCAGCATGCCACCTTCAAACCAGTCTGGACCTCTCAAGTCCCCCCAGGTGATGAGTTCTTCCCTCAACGTCCGGTCTCCAACTGGCTCACCAAGCCGCCTGAAGTCCCCTTCTATGGCTGTTTCTTCCCCTGGTTGGGTGCCATCTCCCAAAGCCACCATGCCCAGCCCAGGAGTCAACCAGAGCAAGCAGACTCTCAACATGAACTCATCTGCTTCCATcggagctctggagcagg GTTCTCTCCCTTCTGGGCCTCGGAGCAGCTCTTCTGCACCAGCCAGCAACACCTCCAGCACCATGAATCCAAACATGCCTTTTACTTCCTCTCCAGATCCATCCCCTTCCCAGAACCCCCTCTCACTGATGATGTCCCAGATGTCCAAGTATGCCATGCCCAGCTCCACACCACTTTACCACAATGCCATCAAAACCATCGCCACCTCTGATGATGAGCTGCTGCCAGACAGGCCTATGCTTCCACCTGGAAGTATGTCAG GCGTGACGGGGAATCAGCCAAATCAACTGCACTTGAACTCTGTGGGGCCTGGATCCGCTCAGAGCCCCATGGGAATGAACCTACCTGGTCAGCAGCCCCTTTCCCACGAACCACCCCCCACCTCTATGATGtcctccccaaaccctctgggCTCCAACATTCCTATGCATCCAAGTGGGCCAGGGGCGGGCGTGCCCCCCCAGAACCCCATGATGCTGCCCCCAGGTCCCCAGGACTCATTGAACCAGCAGTGTGGCCCTGTGCCCAACAGTTCACAGATGATTCCTTCCAACCAGCTCGTGTTCCCCCGCATGCAGCAGCCCCACAATGCCATGCCATCTCCTGCTGGAGGCATGCCCATGGCCCCCAGTGCAGGAGGTGgccctgggatgcagcagcattACCCGCCAGGGATGCCCTTGCCACCTGAGGaccttccctcccagcagcctggccagaTGCCCCCTCAGCAGCACATGATGGGCAAGAACATCCCTCCTCGGATTGGTGACCCCTACCCGCCCGTGCTTCCTGGGGTGGCGTCGGTGCTGAACGACCCCGAGCTCAGCGAGGTCATCCGCCCCACGCCCACGGGGATCCCGGAGTTTGACCTGTCCAGGATCATCCCATCAGAGAAGCCAAGCAGCACCTTGCAGTATTTCCCCAAGAGCGACAGCCAGGCGCCCAAATCTCAGCCTTCCAACCTCCACCTCATGAACCTGCAGAACATGATGGCTGAGCAGCCCCCCGTGCGTCCAGGTATGAATGCTCCCAgcctccccgggcagcagggCGTGCAGAGGGGACTCAGCATGCCCTTGTGCCATCCTGGACAAGTGCCCATGCTGGGCAGGACAGGCATACCGCCCCAGCAAGGCATGATGGGCAATAGCATGCACCAGGGCATGATGTCTCCGCAGCAGAGCCTGATGGCCCAGCAGAATTTCATGCTGATGCAGGCCAAGCAGAGAAGCATGTCTGTGTCAGGGGAGATGTATGCCCAGACAGGACATATGATGTCACCTCAGGGCTCTCTCATGGGCCCCCCGCCTCAGCAGAACCTCATGGTCACACACCAGATGAGGCAGAGGAGTGTCTCCCTGGACAGCCAGATGAGTTATATCCCTGGGCCTGGGAACATGGCGAACTTGCCTTTTTAA